The genomic segment AACAAGAAGACCGTCAAGGCGCTGCTCGACGAGGCCGGCGTGACGGTCACCCGGTTCGTCCGCTTCGAGGTCGGCCAGGCCTGACAGAACTTGGGCGGCGCACCAAACCGTCCAATCACAAAACCCCGCGTCACATCCGGCGATCCCGGAGACGCGGGGTTTTGCCATTCTCGGGGAACCGCCGTTATTCAACACGTGCCTGCTAGCGTCGATGGAATGCAGCATGTGAACGCCTACCGCGACGACGCGCTCGGCACCCTGGACGCCGTGGCCCTGGTCGACGCCCTCCGCACCGGTAAGGTCTCCCGCCCCGAATTGGTCGAGGCCGCCATTGCCCGCACCGAGCGGGTCAATCCGATCCTCAACGGGCTCGCGCATGAGACCTTCGAGCGGGCGCTGGCGCGCGCGTACGCGGGCGGCAGCGGCTTCTTCGACGGCGTCCCCACCTACATCAAGGACAACGTCGACGTCGAAGGCATGCCGACGATGCAGGGCACGGACGCCTGGCAGCCGCGGCCTCAGCCCGCGCACGGTGAGTTCGCGAGCCTCTATCTGTCTCTCGGTCTGGTGCCGCTGGGCAAGACCCAGCTCTCGGAATTCGGGTTCAGTGCCTCAGCGGAGCATCCGCGGCTGGGGGCGGTCCGCAACCCCTGGGACACCGACTTCACCGCCGGGGCGTCCTCGTCGGGCTCGGGTGCCTTCGTGGCCGCCGGCGTGGTGCCCATCGCCCATGCCAATGACGGCGGTGGGTCCATTCGAATTCCCGCCGCCTGCAACGGCTTGGTGGGCCTCAAGCCGTCTCGCGGCCGACTGCCGCTGGACAAGATGACCCGGCAGATGCCGGTGCGCATCGTCAACGACGGGGTGCTGACCCGCAGCGTGCGTGACACTGCCGCGTTCTACCGTGAAGCCGAGCGCGTGTGGCGCAACCGCAAGCTGCCACCCATCGGCGCGGTCACCGGGCCCGGCACTACCCGGCTGCGAGTCGCCGTCGTGACCCAATCGGTGCTGCGGCAGGCTGCACCGAGCGTGCGCGACGCCACCCTCAAGACTGCGGAAGTGCTTGCCGGCCTTGGCCATAACGTCGAATACCTCGACCAGCCCCCGGTGCCGCGCTACTTCCTGGACGACTTCCTCTTGTACTGGGCACTGTTGGCGATGACGCTGGTGCGCACCGGGCAGCGGACG from the Mycolicibacterium crocinum genome contains:
- a CDS encoding amidase, with product MQHVNAYRDDALGTLDAVALVDALRTGKVSRPELVEAAIARTERVNPILNGLAHETFERALARAYAGGSGFFDGVPTYIKDNVDVEGMPTMQGTDAWQPRPQPAHGEFASLYLSLGLVPLGKTQLSEFGFSASAEHPRLGAVRNPWDTDFTAGASSSGSGAFVAAGVVPIAHANDGGGSIRIPAACNGLVGLKPSRGRLPLDKMTRQMPVRIVNDGVLTRSVRDTAAFYREAERVWRNRKLPPIGAVTGPGTTRLRVAVVTQSVLRQAAPSVRDATLKTAEVLAGLGHNVEYLDQPPVPRYFLDDFLLYWALLAMTLVRTGQRTFGASFDKTKLDNLTLGLDRYASRNLHKLPIAITRLRRLRRVTARLYETYDVILMPTLAEETPRIGHLDPTADYQQIIDRLIDWVAFTPLQNATGEPAISLPLAQSASGMPMGMMLAGPIGHERRLLELAYELEAAQPWPRIDNAQQRSQTP